One window from the genome of Sesamum indicum cultivar Zhongzhi No. 13 linkage group LG15, S_indicum_v1.0, whole genome shotgun sequence encodes:
- the LOC105177954 gene encoding uncharacterized protein LOC105177954, translated as MAVDAAVGNVILSSPAKGDKSPGVGVVGGRIHDPANGRTCHQCRQKIKDSVAVCKNQRNNKPCTIKLCRRCLLNRYGEKVEEVAALGEWSCPKCRGICNCSVCMKKRGHQPTGILITTAKETGFSSVSEMLLKGAQFFNHEKVGADMVASFKKDVVFSPRKRGKENSFNGKVDANLPNSVDKDSKKVKGVLNGNLEDNTSSEVINQDVDREEREQEGLEDIHDNSRNAGVLSNETGSCVSEKRTKKKKRKRLGEMGNSKNDQENLEEKKPKKSRRDGLEENDDSNKKDLTLARGTRPRQLKVSDKMSNQEAVNNGSELVENAKGGITFTRLDRLGTFENDKGKEEEGSNTANTKNFLKHQTADIPLPVGTELTSVAGIDVRAEDAGNALQFLEFCSVFGKILHVRKGQPEYVLQDLLHGRTARRGKFSLTVQFHMHLLSVLQTEGDECATLSPTYGKNSWFNMLKKCLSGAQSVLKALGLDSLQNAVDYETLDASEKLRVLNLLCDEVLRTKKMRNWIEDQNTELAEKVKEAKQKVLAAQDKEKSLKQKMKDDIAKAIIAKDGAPLSISEHEAVVSHIKSEAAEAHAEVLESKSMLLNGNQTSDAVRIQPVFVGHGGHVYWKLSCSGKTDVLHQSVGKGDALTLDEKWFSLDADAKETIEKHINSLRGKKLRV; from the exons ATGGCGGTAGATGCAGCTGTAGGGAATGTTATTCTTTCTTCGCCGGCAAAGGGGGATAAATCCCCCGGAGTCGGGGTTGTTGGTGGCCGGATTCATGATCCTGCCAATGGCAGGACTTGCCATCAG TGTCGTCAGAAAATCAAGGATTCTGTGGCAGTCTGCAAGAACCAGAGGAATAATAAACCATGTACCATTAAGCTATGCCGTAGATGCCTTTTGAACAG GTATGGGGAGAAGGTGGAGGAAGTAGCTGCTTTAGGGGAGTGGAGTTGTCCAAAGTGCAGGGGCATTTGCAACTGCAGTGTTTGCAT GAAGAAAAGAGGTCATCAACCCACTGGTATACTCATCACTACAGCAAAGGAAACTGGATTTTCTTCTGTTTCCGAAATGCTGCTTAAAGGGGCACAGTTTTTCAATCATGAAAAAGTTGGTGCAGACATGGTTGCTTCTTTTAAAAAG GACGTTGTCTTTTCACCCAGAAAGAGGGGGAAGGAAAATTCTTTTAACGGCAAAGTAGATGCGAATTTACCCAATTCTGTTGACAAGGATTCCAAGAAAGTTAAGGGGGTGCTCAATGGCAATTTGGAGGATAATACCTCTTCCGAGGTTATTAATCAGGACGTTGATAGGGAAGAAAGAGAGCAGGAAGGGCTTGAGGATATCCATGACAATAGTAGGAATGCTGGTGTTTTATCTAATGAAACTGGTTCATGTGTCTCTGAgaagagaacaaaaaaaaagaagcgtAAAAGATTGGGTGAAATGGGCAATAGTAAAAACGATCAAGAGAATTTGGAGGAGAAAAAACCTAAAAAGTCGAGGAGGGATGGGTTAGAGGAGAATGATGATAGCAACAAGAAGGATCTCACTTTAGCAAGGGGTACTAGACCAAGACAGTTGAAAGTTTCTGACAAAATGTCCAACCAAGAGGCAGTCAATAATGGAAGTGAACTTGTAGAAAATGCAAAAGGTGGGATCACTTTTACCAGATTGGATAGGTTAGGGACCTTTGAAAATGATAagggaaaagaagaagagggtAGCAATACTGCAAATACTAAGAATTTCTTGAAGCACCAAACTGCTGATATTCCATTACCAGTGGGAACAGAGTTGACAAGTGTGGCTGGAATTGATGTACGTGCAGAAGATGCTGGCAATGCCTTGCAGTTCTTAGAATTCTGTTCTGTTTTTGGAAAG ATCCTGCATGTGAGAAAAGGGCAACCAGAATATGTTCTTCAAGACTTATTGCATGGGAGAACTGCACGCCGAGGAAAATTTTCTCTGACTGTCCAGTTTCACATGCATCTGCTATCTGTACTACAGACTGAAGGAGACGA ATGTGCAACACTAAGTCCGACATATGGGAAAAACTCATGGTTCAATATGCTCAAGAAATGCTTGTCTGGGGCTCAAAGTGTTCTTAAAGCACTGGGGTTGGATTCTTTACAGAATGCAGTTGATTATGAGACTTTAGATGCTTCAGAAAAGCTTAGAGTCTTAAATCTTCTATGTGATGAAGTTCTTAGAACTAA AAAGATGAGGAATTGGATAGAAGACCAAAACACAGAACTTGCTGAAAAGGTGAAGGAAGCTAAACAAAAGGTTCTTGCTGCACAAGACAAG GAGAAGAGTTTGAAGCAGAAGATGAAAGATGACATTGCCAAAGCAATTATTGCTAAGGATGGTGCTCCTCTTTCAATTTCTGAGCATGAAGCCGTTGTCTCCCATATTAAATCTGAGGCAGCTGAAGCTCATGCCGAGGTGCTTGAGTCAAAGAGCATGCTCCTGAACG GAAATCAGACATCTGATGCTGTAAGAATACAGCCTGTCTTTGTGGGGCATGGGGGTCATGTTTACTGGAAATTGAGCTGTTCTGGAAAAACTGACGTGCTGCATCAAA GTGTTGGAAAAGGGGATGCTCTCACCTTAGATGAAAAATGGTTTTCTCTCGATGCTGATGCAAAAGAAACGATTGAGAAGCATATTAATTCCTTAAG GGGAAAGAAGCTAAGGGTCTGA